A single region of the Salvia miltiorrhiza cultivar Shanhuang (shh) chromosome 8, IMPLAD_Smil_shh, whole genome shotgun sequence genome encodes:
- the LOC130999816 gene encoding putative disease resistance protein RGA3: MEGEAAAAVLQTLVQNVIDLCKKEISQIRDLDKNAAKLTTSLKTIQKFLNDAETRNITSEAVKDWLKNLEDVAFDADNVLDEINYNILSKQIKPAEPEEEKVPSCFPCFSCFKDISCSRNMALKIKEINENLESINKEATELGLREKLANEPALVITAVETAAYTLDPIFIGRDDAASKVVEMLTANSITIGEHAVSVISIVGMGGLGKTTLTRKVLNHLKNRFGSYIWVHVSPNFDPIILFKKILKEVSQNNKDILSKSDEVAVESKQDILSKLKIALKDKTYLLVLDDVWNEERSKWEDFINSLLGVSGVVKGNAIVVTTRNMNVASIVNPLHVHQLKGLSDDECWSIIRVKAFGKEDVPSELEAIGRQIAKRCQGLPLAANVVGGVLHNKPKEKWCLIEEKWLSANEGGVDITNILRLSFDNLSPPLLKKCFAYCAMFPKGSKIIKQKLIQMWTAEGFLQADGSDDMGEKFINVLLHNSLLQVSERDDDGNVESCGMHDLVHDLACSVSSSSNNAGGSSRVRYMTLGDDNCGDISSPIEKEMAKSVRSLLISFKDDISGINFSDFESLHVLGLDSEVKELSSSIRKLIHLRYFDISKTRIVYLPSTIQYLINLRHLYINEKVELPMGIGRLTSLQTLTHFPVGDENGCKIEELGKLINLKGELQICNLERVHDKEEAGKANLFKKSKILNLCLMWGEDREGERNDEDVLEGLQPHSDMRVLKIDGFNGKRFPLWTEKMSVRDAPQGSWVLLNNLMSLSLFYCRECEEIPMLGQLPNLKSLVLLGMPKLAEWAEIEISDGSEVKLFPRLQHLEIKWCKQLMSVPSHVSSCLEDLEIHKIGVECLPADWLLSNSETLSKLYISWCPNLREISDRWGEEESEGRSFTITSLPKFPRLTFVMILRVPKLSLETVDAMRRLEVNGYKRIRP; the protein is encoded by the coding sequence ATGGAAGGAGAAGCTGCTGCCGCCGTTCTTCAAACTCTAGTTCAGAATGTCATCGACCTTTGCAAGAAAGAGATCTCTCAGATCCGAGATCTCGACAAAAATGCAGCAAAGCTAACTACGAGTCTCAAAACCATCCAAAAATTCTTGAACGACGCTGAGACGCGTAACATCACCAGCGAAGCTGTCAAGGACTGGCTGAAGAATCTTGAAGATGTGGCTTTCGATGCTGACAATGTTTTGGATGAAATCAACTATAATATTCTCTCCAAACAAATCAAGCCCGCCGAGCCCGAGGAGGAAAAGGTACCATCATGCTTTCCATGCTTCTCATGCTTCAAGGATATTTCATGTTCTCGAAATATGGCTCttaaaatcaaagaaatcaaTGAGAATTTGGAGTCCATTAACAAAGAGGCCACCGAGCTTGGCCTCAGAGAGAAGCTTGCCAATGAGCCTGCTTTGGTTATTACTGCTGTGGAAACTGCTGCATACACTCTTGATCCAATTTTTATTGGAAGAGATGATGCTGCGTCGAAAGTAGTTGAGATGCTTACCGCCAATAGCATCACAATTGGTGAACACGCAGTGTCCGTCATTTCCATTGTAGGGATGGGGGGATTGGGGAAGACGACTTTGACTAGGAAAGTCTTGAATCATCTGAAGAATCGGTTTGGGTCATATATTTGGGTGCATGTTTCTCCAAATTTTGATCCAATAATTCTTTTCAAGAAAATTCTCAAAGAGGTTTCCCAAAATAACAAAGATATTCTTTCAAAGTCGGATGAAGTTGCAGTTGAGAGTAAGCAAGATATTCTTTCAAAGCTTAAAATAGCTTTGAAAGATAAAACTTATCTTCTTGTTCTCGATGATGTATGGAATGAAGAGCGTTCCAAATGGGAAGATTTTATTAATTCCTTGTTGGGAGTTAGTGGTGTCGTCAAAGGAAATGCCATTGTTGTTACGACCAGAAATATGAACGTGGCTTCAATTGTGAATCCACTTCATGTACATCAGTTGAAAGGCTTATCGGATGATGAGTGTTGGTCAATAATCAGAGTAAAAGCCTTTGGAAAAGAAGATGTTCCGTCAGAACTTGAGGCCATTGGGAGACAGATAGCGAAAAGATGTCAAGGATTGCCATTAGCTGCCAACGTAGTTGGGGGAGTGCTGCATAATAAACCCAAGGAAAAATGGTGTTTAATAGAGGAGAAATGGCTTTCAGCCAATGAAGGAGGAGTTGATATCACAAACATATTAAGATTGAGCTTTGATAATCTGTCTCCGCCGTTACTTAAGAAGTGCTTTGCGTACTGTGCCATGTTTCCTAAAGGCTCCAAAATCATCAAACAGAAACTGATTCAGATGTGGACGGCAGAAGGTTTTCTTCAAGCTGATGGAAGCGATGACATGGGTGAAAAATTTATCAATGTTCTTCTGCACAACTCTTTACTGCAAGTTTcagagagagatgatgatgGAAATGTAGAAAGTTGTGGCATGCACGATCTTGTGCACGATCTCGCTTGTTCTGTTTCAAGTTCCTCTAACAATGCAGGTGGTAGCAGCCGAGTTCGATATATGACTCTCGGAGACGACAACTGTGGAGATATATCAAGTCCTATCGAAAAAGAAATGGCAAAATCTGTGCGTTCATTATTAATATCATTCAAAGATGATATTTCTGGTATCAACTTCTCAGACTTCGAAAGTTTGCATGTTTTAGGTCTTGACTCTGAAGTTAAAGAGTTGTCAAGTTCTATTCGGAAGTTGATACATTTGAGATATTTTGACATTTCAAAGACAAGAATTGTATATTTGCCAAGTACGATTCAGTACTTGATTAACTTGAGGCATCTTTATATTAATGAGAAGGTAGAGTTGCCTATGGGAATTGGGAGATTAACTTCTCTCCAAACGCTAACCCACTTTCCAGTGGGCGACGAGAATGGCTGCAAGATTGAAGAGCTCGGAAAGTTGATTAATCTTAAAGGGGAGTTACAGATTTGCAATCTCGAAAGGGTTCATGACAAGGAAGAGGCTGGGAAAGCCAATTtattcaaaaagtcaaaaatattgaacttgTGTTTGATGTGGGGTGAAGACAGAGAAGGTGAAAGAAATGATGAGGATGTATTGGAAGGCCTTCAACCTCACTCAGATATGAGGGTGTTAAAGATTGATGGATTTAATGGAAAAAGATTTCCATTATGGACTGAGAAGATGTCAGTTCGAGATGCGCCTCAAGGCTCTTGGGTGTTACTTAACAACTTAATGTCGTTATCACTCTTTTACTGCAGAGAATGTGAAGAGATCCCAATGTTGGGGCAGTTACCCAATCTCAAGTCCCTTGTGTTGTTGGGAATGCCTAAGCTGGCAGAGTGGGCAGAAATAGAAATTTCGGATGGAAGTGAAGTGAAGCTATTTCCTCGCCTCCAACATTTGGAAATTAAGTGGTGCAAGCAATTGATGAGTGTTCCAAGTCATGTCTCATCGTgccttgaagatttggagatTCATAAGATCGGTGTGGAATGTCTGCCAGCTGATTGGTTATTGAGTAACAGCGAGACTCTCTCGAAGTTGTATATAAGTTGGTGCCCGAATTTGAGAGAAATATCAGATAGGTGGGGAGAAGAAGAATCAGAAGGAAGAAGCTTCACAATCACATCCCTCCCTAAATTCCCTCGTCTAACATTTGTGATGATTCTACGCGTTCCTAAGTTAAGTTTGGAGACTGTGGATGCAATGCGGCGCCTCGAAGTTAATGGATACAAACGCATTCGCCCGTGA